In Zingiber officinale cultivar Zhangliang chromosome 8B, Zo_v1.1, whole genome shotgun sequence, a single genomic region encodes these proteins:
- the LOC122016448 gene encoding uncharacterized protein LOC122016448 isoform X3, protein MIIEGPMAEEHLAPSIGELTLQKIAVSSIGFQENDQIEHASDDCWFDDEPPVETSGAELIREQKWRHDHFYTMGYRDGISVGKEASAQEGFNVGFKQSAHDGYKWGNVRGIASAFGSLPDDSKKKLLKKFEDKEKFHSLYESAQAISTDSALKIYYVHLLQNDKQFKEPLKGNTQESSASAGEESNSNELNFLLEVLTSLVHESSRIKSSIVEKSGFDNK, encoded by the exons ATGATTATAG AAGGGCCTATGGCTGAAGAGCATCTAGCACCATCAATAGGGGAGCTGACTCTCCAAAAAATTGCTGTTTCATCGATTGGATTTCAAGAAAATGATCAAATCG AGCATGCGTCTGATGACTGTTGGTTTGATGATGAGCCTCCTGTTGAGACTTCAGGTGCTGAGTTAATCAGAGAGCAGAAGTGGCGCCATGACCATTTTTATACA ATGGGTTATCGAGATGGTATATCTGTAGGCAAAGAGGCTTCTGCCCAAGAAGGCTTCAATGTGGGCTTCAAGCAATCCGCACATGATGGTTATAAATGGGGCAATGTTAGGGGCATTGCAAG TGCATTTGGTAGTCTTCCCGATGATTCAAAGAAGAAATTGTTGAAGAAATTTGAAGATAAAGAAAAATTTCACAGTTTATACGAGTCGGCACAAGCAATTTCCACTGACAGTGCTCTGAAAATATATTATGTCCATCTCTTGCAAAATGATAAGCAATTCAAAGAACCATTGAAAGGGAATACTCAAGAATCATCAGCATCAGCGGGTGAAGAATCAAACTCTAATGAGTTAAACTTCCTTCTTGAGGTTCTTACGTCActtgttcatgaatcttcaaGAATCAAGTCGAGTATTGTGGAAAAGAGTGGATTTGATAACAAGTAG
- the LOC122016448 gene encoding uncharacterized protein LOC122016448 isoform X2, translating into MAEEHLAPSIGELTLQKIAVSSIGFQENDQIEHASDDCWFDDEPPVETSGAELIREQKWRHDHFYTVSLLTLFCVTLLDELLLNYLEILSSNANKSLTKTYMGYRDGISVGKEASAQEGFNVGFKQSAHDGYKWGNVRGIASAFGSLPDDSKKKLLKKFEDKEKFHSLYESAQAISTDSALKIYYVHLLQNDKQFKEPLKGNTQESSASAGEESNSNELNFLLEVLTSLVHESSRIKSSIVEKSGFDNK; encoded by the exons ATGGCTGAAGAGCATCTAGCACCATCAATAGGGGAGCTGACTCTCCAAAAAATTGCTGTTTCATCGATTGGATTTCAAGAAAATGATCAAATCG AGCATGCGTCTGATGACTGTTGGTTTGATGATGAGCCTCCTGTTGAGACTTCAGGTGCTGAGTTAATCAGAGAGCAGAAGTGGCGCCATGACCATTTTTATACAGTATCCTTGCTAACTTTATTCTGTGTAACTCTTCTTGATGaacttttattaaattatttagagATTTTAAGTTCTAATGCCAATAAATCCTTGACAAAAACTTATATGGGTTATCGAGATGGTATATCTGTAGGCAAAGAGGCTTCTGCCCAAGAAGGCTTCAATGTGGGCTTCAAGCAATCCGCACATGATGGTTATAAATGGGGCAATGTTAGGGGCATTGCAAG TGCATTTGGTAGTCTTCCCGATGATTCAAAGAAGAAATTGTTGAAGAAATTTGAAGATAAAGAAAAATTTCACAGTTTATACGAGTCGGCACAAGCAATTTCCACTGACAGTGCTCTGAAAATATATTATGTCCATCTCTTGCAAAATGATAAGCAATTCAAAGAACCATTGAAAGGGAATACTCAAGAATCATCAGCATCAGCGGGTGAAGAATCAAACTCTAATGAGTTAAACTTCCTTCTTGAGGTTCTTACGTCActtgttcatgaatcttcaaGAATCAAGTCGAGTATTGTGGAAAAGAGTGGATTTGATAACAAGTAG
- the LOC122016448 gene encoding uncharacterized protein LOC122016448 isoform X1, which translates to MIIEGPMAEEHLAPSIGELTLQKIAVSSIGFQENDQIEHASDDCWFDDEPPVETSGAELIREQKWRHDHFYTVSLLTLFCVTLLDELLLNYLEILSSNANKSLTKTYMGYRDGISVGKEASAQEGFNVGFKQSAHDGYKWGNVRGIASAFGSLPDDSKKKLLKKFEDKEKFHSLYESAQAISTDSALKIYYVHLLQNDKQFKEPLKGNTQESSASAGEESNSNELNFLLEVLTSLVHESSRIKSSIVEKSGFDNK; encoded by the exons ATGATTATAG AAGGGCCTATGGCTGAAGAGCATCTAGCACCATCAATAGGGGAGCTGACTCTCCAAAAAATTGCTGTTTCATCGATTGGATTTCAAGAAAATGATCAAATCG AGCATGCGTCTGATGACTGTTGGTTTGATGATGAGCCTCCTGTTGAGACTTCAGGTGCTGAGTTAATCAGAGAGCAGAAGTGGCGCCATGACCATTTTTATACAGTATCCTTGCTAACTTTATTCTGTGTAACTCTTCTTGATGaacttttattaaattatttagagATTTTAAGTTCTAATGCCAATAAATCCTTGACAAAAACTTATATGGGTTATCGAGATGGTATATCTGTAGGCAAAGAGGCTTCTGCCCAAGAAGGCTTCAATGTGGGCTTCAAGCAATCCGCACATGATGGTTATAAATGGGGCAATGTTAGGGGCATTGCAAG TGCATTTGGTAGTCTTCCCGATGATTCAAAGAAGAAATTGTTGAAGAAATTTGAAGATAAAGAAAAATTTCACAGTTTATACGAGTCGGCACAAGCAATTTCCACTGACAGTGCTCTGAAAATATATTATGTCCATCTCTTGCAAAATGATAAGCAATTCAAAGAACCATTGAAAGGGAATACTCAAGAATCATCAGCATCAGCGGGTGAAGAATCAAACTCTAATGAGTTAAACTTCCTTCTTGAGGTTCTTACGTCActtgttcatgaatcttcaaGAATCAAGTCGAGTATTGTGGAAAAGAGTGGATTTGATAACAAGTAG